A genomic stretch from Centroberyx gerrardi isolate f3 chromosome 10, fCenGer3.hap1.cur.20231027, whole genome shotgun sequence includes:
- the LOC144539883 gene encoding uncharacterized protein LOC144539883, with the protein MTQRVQCHARLTGGAVELTVSGLKPRDTDIYRCVIEVLYPPPYLRLTGNGTLIHVMESPDCPVPGAQRQNTHQVDEDEDEDEGDGRTSAAPPVSASVIILVMLVLFVLIIIIYFQTLQFIRWRTEAGRLLPPHKMDAVKVPYGNIA; encoded by the exons ATGACACAGAGA GTGCAGTGCCATGCCCGGCTGACAGGGGGCGCTGTGGAGCTGACAGTGTCAGGACTGAAGCCCAGAGACACTGACATCTACCGCTGTGTGATAGAAGTCCTTTACCCCCCGCCCTACCTGAGGCTCACCGGCAACGGCACACTCATCCATGTAATGg AGAGTCCAGACTGTCCTGTCCCTGGCGCTCagagacagaacacacaccaggttgatgaagatgaagatgaagatgaaggtgaTGGCAGAAcatcagcagctcctccagtcAGTGCTTCTGTGATCATCCTGGTGATGCTGGTGCTCTTcgtcctcatcatcatcatctacttCCAG ACTCTGCAGTTCATCCGCTGGCGGACGGAGGCTGGGAGACTCCTGCCTCCTCACAAGATGGACGCCGTTAAAGTTCCTTATGGAAACATCGCATGA